The following coding sequences are from one Devosia yakushimensis window:
- a CDS encoding sensor histidine kinase: MRSAEQSGAGAEGFGIGQVQSDNDRRAGRAAAPFSLATRFKLSPITAAVALTSLVAASLFFVYDCARTLDDVQRELKIIGAAVVADIAEAAPDTAQLALETSVQRYATVTKASLVGEAGAITPALFRETLPAGTHGTLALEVAQTPALTGMATRGSIAFALAGLLTLLVAFRRRPAGMPDLLQRQNYQTLAGAIPMGVACWTRLGELIVCNDRYRDRLQLTGAQVRYHDAVKRLIARGNMKLIGEDEHSRVLELHGEDGSCLLIDERPLDDGAFMTLVSDITERKRTDTLLAAIREEQRHLARRYHEEKLRAEAASHAKTNFLAHLSHDIRTPLNHIIGFAELMRHQTYGPLGDARYADYVNSIKSSGEHLLASFATILDLAELEGGRKELRSEPVAVDALLDSVVQRFRGQAQRAGLTFALRQGCGAIVSGDRLGLQRMVGNIVENAIRFTPARGRITLAAFAATDGVVIEITDTGIGMDEERLASLSQPFALGDATFTRDGVGPGLGISIARAIAELSGGRLAIDSSPSLGTTVAISLPAQLANQMLEVAA; this comes from the coding sequence ATGCGGTCGGCGGAGCAATCCGGCGCCGGTGCCGAAGGATTCGGCATTGGCCAAGTACAGTCCGATAATGACCGTCGCGCGGGTCGCGCCGCTGCCCCTTTCTCTCTCGCCACGCGCTTCAAGCTCTCGCCAATTACTGCCGCGGTCGCTCTAACCTCACTGGTCGCCGCCAGCCTATTTTTTGTCTATGACTGCGCCCGCACGCTTGATGACGTGCAGCGTGAGCTGAAAATCATCGGCGCGGCGGTCGTGGCCGATATCGCCGAGGCCGCGCCAGACACGGCGCAGCTCGCGCTCGAAACATCCGTGCAGCGCTATGCCACCGTCACCAAGGCGAGCCTTGTGGGCGAGGCCGGCGCGATCACCCCCGCATTGTTCCGCGAGACGCTGCCCGCAGGCACGCATGGCACGTTGGCCCTTGAAGTGGCGCAAACGCCGGCCCTGACCGGCATGGCCACGCGTGGTTCCATTGCCTTCGCGCTCGCAGGCCTGCTCACCCTGCTCGTGGCGTTCAGGCGGCGGCCCGCCGGCATGCCGGACCTGCTGCAGCGCCAGAACTACCAGACGCTGGCGGGTGCTATACCCATGGGGGTCGCCTGCTGGACCCGGCTGGGCGAATTGATCGTCTGCAATGACCGCTATCGCGACCGCCTGCAACTGACCGGCGCCCAGGTGCGCTACCACGATGCCGTCAAGCGCCTCATCGCGCGGGGCAATATGAAACTGATCGGCGAGGACGAGCACAGCCGGGTGCTCGAACTGCATGGCGAGGACGGCTCGTGCCTGTTGATCGATGAACGACCGCTGGACGATGGTGCCTTCATGACGCTGGTCAGCGACATTACCGAGCGCAAACGCACCGATACGCTGCTTGCCGCCATCCGCGAGGAACAACGCCACCTGGCCCGCCGCTATCATGAAGAAAAGCTGCGCGCGGAAGCCGCCAGCCATGCCAAGACCAATTTCCTGGCTCATCTCAGCCACGATATCCGCACGCCGCTCAACCATATTATCGGCTTTGCCGAGCTGATGCGGCACCAGACCTATGGGCCGCTGGGCGATGCGCGCTATGCCGACTACGTCAATTCCATCAAAAGCTCGGGTGAACACCTGCTGGCCTCGTTTGCGACCATTCTCGATCTGGCCGAGCTCGAAGGCGGCCGCAAGGAATTGCGCAGCGAGCCGGTAGCCGTCGATGCCCTGCTCGATAGCGTGGTGCAGCGCTTCCGCGGCCAGGCGCAGCGCGCCGGGCTGACCTTTGCACTACGCCAAGGCTGCGGCGCGATCGTCAGTGGCGATCGGCTTGGATTGCAGCGCATGGTGGGCAATATCGTCGAAAACGCTATCCGCTTCACCCCGGCGCGCGGGCGGATAACGCTGGCTGCATTTGCAGCCACCGATGGCGTGGTCATCGAAATCACCGATACCGGCATCGGAATGGACGAGGAGCGGCTGGCCTCGTTGTCGCAGCCCTTCGCGCTGGGCGACGCGACCTTTACCCGCGATGGCGTCGGTCCGGGTCTGGGGATTTCGATTGCTCGCGCCATTGCAGAGCTGAGTGGGGGGCGTTTGGCTATCGATTCCAGCCCGTCTCTTGGCACGACGGTTGCCATTTCGCTGCCCGCACAATTAGCGAACCAGATGCTGGAAGTGGCTGCATAA
- a CDS encoding bifunctional [glutamine synthetase] adenylyltransferase/[glutamine synthetase]-adenylyl-L-tyrosine phosphorylase, which translates to MSLRSLPPIAHPRFDAWLAALPAGQRGIIGNAAKTLGPLLESAPYLLDLAQTNADWLATALSDTADGAFADIVAEVETAGREAPSEDALSPVLRIAKGRTALLAAVAETGGTWTTAQATAALSDLADVALDAALDFLMRQAADKGLLAIPREQATAAQSGLAIFALGKHGGQELNYSSDIDIVAFYDPQKGVLANPGEATKVYSRMIQKLVGLMEERREHGYVFRTDLRLRPDPGSTPVAISFDAALAYYESRGQNWERAAWIKARACSGDKQVGEAFLKELAPYVWRKHLDFATIADIQAMKRQINIAKNVGDIRVEGHNVKLGRGGIREIEFFTQTQQLIAGGRDKSLRVKPTAHALAALADANWITPKASTELTQTYWYLRAVENRLQMLRDEQTHVMPATADEVAIIGRLMGEPDLIAFENGYRAALERVVGYYSELFTEGETLGSGEGNLVFTGSDDDPSTLETLTAMGFANPHKAIETVRKWHYGSYPATRASAARAHLTELLPALLATLGNAGNADEALVRFDNFLSRLPTGVQLFALLRSHPHLRTLLVQLMASAPRMAEAVIHRAHVMDGLIDPAFANDVTHRDVLVAKVDAFLAEARSYEEIIDRARIIGQEQKFLIAAGLLSGTVSASRAGEQFTALAETLLNRLFGSVRTEFERRHGAMPGGRVALLAFGKMASREMTVTSDLDFILLYEAPDGESTGEKPLSTNHYYTRLTQRLVAAITAPTAEGVLYEADMRLRPSGNAGPLATGLAGFRAYHRDNAWTWEHLALSRARVIAADGDFGHQVDAAVAEVMAQPRNAAATIADVVAMRALMAKERPARHPFDLKLAKGGLVDLEFIAQSAQLVAGSTVALPQALTAQVLARLGQAGLVPQGMRLAEIHEVYSTVLQVMSSALVSPFKEEAWTAAFKELLAGLTHYPDFGRLELDLAAMRAEVQAAADAWYEKAKAL; encoded by the coding sequence ATGTCGCTCCGCTCCCTGCCGCCGATAGCTCATCCTCGTTTTGATGCCTGGCTCGCCGCGCTTCCGGCCGGTCAGCGCGGCATAATCGGCAATGCCGCCAAGACGCTAGGCCCGTTACTTGAATCAGCGCCCTATCTGCTCGATCTGGCGCAGACCAATGCCGATTGGCTGGCGACTGCCCTTTCCGACACCGCCGACGGGGCCTTTGCCGATATCGTGGCCGAGGTGGAAACCGCCGGGCGCGAAGCGCCTTCAGAGGATGCCCTTTCGCCCGTCCTGCGCATCGCCAAGGGTCGCACGGCTCTCCTCGCCGCCGTCGCCGAAACCGGCGGCACCTGGACCACGGCGCAGGCCACCGCCGCCCTGTCCGACCTGGCCGACGTCGCCCTCGACGCCGCGCTCGATTTCCTGATGCGCCAGGCCGCCGACAAGGGCCTTCTGGCCATCCCACGCGAACAGGCGACAGCAGCGCAATCGGGCCTCGCCATCTTCGCCCTGGGCAAGCATGGCGGGCAGGAGCTGAACTATTCCTCCGATATCGACATCGTTGCCTTCTATGACCCGCAAAAGGGCGTGCTGGCCAATCCGGGCGAGGCGACCAAGGTCTATTCGCGCATGATCCAGAAGCTGGTCGGGCTGATGGAGGAGCGGCGCGAGCATGGCTATGTGTTCCGCACCGATCTGCGCCTGCGGCCCGATCCCGGCTCGACGCCCGTCGCCATCTCGTTCGATGCGGCTTTGGCCTATTACGAAAGCCGCGGCCAGAATTGGGAGCGCGCCGCCTGGATCAAGGCCCGGGCCTGCTCCGGCGACAAGCAGGTGGGCGAAGCGTTTCTGAAGGAACTGGCGCCCTATGTCTGGCGCAAGCACCTCGATTTCGCGACCATTGCCGATATCCAGGCCATGAAACGCCAGATCAACATCGCCAAGAATGTCGGCGATATCCGCGTTGAGGGCCACAATGTCAAACTCGGCCGCGGCGGCATCCGCGAGATCGAATTCTTCACCCAGACCCAGCAGCTGATCGCCGGCGGCCGTGACAAGTCGTTGCGCGTCAAGCCCACGGCCCATGCTCTTGCCGCATTGGCCGACGCCAATTGGATTACCCCCAAGGCTTCGACTGAGTTGACCCAGACCTACTGGTATCTGCGCGCGGTGGAAAATCGCCTGCAGATGCTGCGTGATGAGCAGACCCATGTCATGCCCGCCACTGCCGATGAAGTCGCAATCATCGGCCGGCTGATGGGCGAACCGGACCTGATCGCCTTCGAGAACGGCTATCGGGCCGCGCTGGAGCGGGTGGTCGGCTATTATTCCGAACTCTTCACCGAGGGCGAAACGCTGGGCAGTGGTGAAGGCAATCTCGTCTTCACTGGCAGCGATGACGATCCCAGCACGCTCGAAACCCTCACCGCCATGGGCTTTGCCAATCCGCATAAGGCCATAGAGACCGTGCGCAAATGGCATTATGGCAGCTATCCGGCCACCAGGGCCTCTGCCGCCCGCGCGCATCTGACCGAACTGCTGCCGGCCCTGCTGGCCACCTTGGGCAATGCCGGCAATGCGGATGAAGCCCTGGTCCGGTTCGACAATTTCCTGTCGCGCCTGCCCACCGGCGTTCAGCTCTTTGCCCTGCTGCGCAGCCACCCGCATCTGCGAACACTGCTGGTGCAGCTCATGGCGTCGGCGCCCCGCATGGCCGAGGCCGTGATCCACCGTGCTCATGTGATGGACGGGTTGATCGATCCCGCTTTCGCCAATGACGTGACCCATCGTGACGTGCTGGTGGCCAAGGTCGATGCTTTCCTGGCCGAAGCGCGATCCTATGAAGAGATCATCGACCGCGCCCGCATCATCGGGCAGGAGCAGAAATTCCTCATCGCCGCCGGCCTGCTCTCGGGCACGGTCAGCGCCAGCAGGGCAGGTGAGCAGTTCACGGCCCTTGCCGAAACACTGCTCAATCGCCTGTTCGGCAGCGTGAGGACGGAGTTCGAGCGCCGTCACGGCGCCATGCCCGGCGGGCGCGTGGCGCTGCTCGCCTTTGGCAAGATGGCCAGCCGCGAGATGACGGTAACCTCCGATCTCGACTTCATCCTGCTCTACGAGGCTCCAGATGGTGAATCCACCGGCGAAAAGCCGCTGAGCACCAACCATTACTATACCCGCCTGACGCAGCGGCTCGTGGCCGCCATCACCGCGCCCACCGCCGAGGGCGTGCTTTACGAAGCCGATATGCGGCTGCGGCCGTCGGGTAATGCTGGTCCACTGGCCACTGGGCTTGCCGGCTTTCGCGCCTATCACCGCGACAATGCCTGGACCTGGGAACATCTGGCCCTCAGCCGCGCCCGTGTGATCGCGGCCGATGGCGATTTCGGTCATCAGGTCGATGCCGCAGTGGCCGAGGTCATGGCCCAGCCGCGCAACGCCGCCGCCACCATCGCCGATGTCGTGGCCATGCGGGCGCTCATGGCCAAGGAGCGTCCGGCCCGCCATCCCTTCGATCTCAAGCTCGCCAAGGGCGGGCTGGTGGACCTCGAGTTCATCGCCCAGTCTGCTCAATTGGTCGCCGGCTCAACTGTCGCTTTGCCGCAGGCGCTAACGGCGCAGGTGCTGGCGCGGCTGGGACAGGCCGGGCTCGTGCCGCAGGGCATGCGGCTGGCCGAAATCCATGAAGTCTATTCCACCGTATTGCAGGTGATGAGTTCGGCTCTGGTCAGCCCGTTCAAGGAAGAAGCCTGGACGGCCGCTTTCAAGGAATTGCTGGCCGGCCTCACGCACTATCCCGATTTCGGGCGTCTGGAGCTGGACCTGGCGGCGATGCGAGCCGAAGTGCAGGCCGCGGCGGACGCCTGGTACGAGAAGGCAAAAGCTCTCTAG
- a CDS encoding sensor histidine kinase — MNRFLQLWRTSTVRLTATFILIFVIFAILLLAFTGWQSSVQIQRQQSDDIDREVRLFQRMDANQSIRSLAFAVERISRQPGPGVYYLGDASGQYLLGNITDVPAEVLINPGVYSFPYERANPLAGSGLPDIRPPRSGYALVRSVELSNGLRLVVGRDVVERRGYSAIIVQSFLVGVLGIILFSLIAGGITARRVLRRIDTIRDTSTKIMSGNLSERIPITKRQDEFDGLATNLNAMLDRIEQLLQGLKEVTDNVAHDLKTPLTRLRNQAESALRDGASDATRQAALETTIAESDRLIQTFNALLMIARAEAGAPSGAFSDVDVSAVVADVAELYGPVAEDEGIVIETTIAEAVHLRANRELIGQAMVNLLENAVKYAKPESGEGTGRITIGLRTDAGRVLIEVADNGPGIPEEDRKRVLERFVRLEKSRSEAGSGLGLSLVDAVTRLHGGTFRIEDNAPGVRAVIDLPGA; from the coding sequence TTGAACCGCTTTCTCCAACTCTGGCGCACATCGACGGTCAGGCTGACGGCAACGTTCATCCTGATCTTCGTTATCTTTGCCATCCTGCTGCTGGCCTTTACCGGCTGGCAGTCCAGCGTGCAGATCCAGCGCCAGCAGAGCGATGACATCGACCGCGAGGTGCGCCTGTTCCAGCGCATGGATGCCAATCAGAGCATCCGGTCGCTGGCCTTTGCCGTCGAACGGATTTCCCGCCAGCCGGGCCCCGGCGTCTATTATCTGGGCGATGCCTCGGGGCAATACCTGCTCGGCAACATTACCGATGTCCCGGCCGAAGTGCTGATCAATCCGGGCGTTTACAGCTTCCCCTATGAGCGGGCCAATCCGCTTGCCGGCTCCGGTCTGCCCGATATCCGCCCGCCGCGCTCGGGCTATGCGCTGGTGCGCTCGGTGGAGCTGAGCAACGGCCTGCGCCTGGTGGTAGGGCGCGACGTCGTCGAGCGGCGCGGCTATTCCGCCATTATCGTCCAGAGCTTCCTTGTCGGTGTGCTGGGGATCATTCTGTTTTCGCTGATCGCTGGTGGCATCACGGCCCGCCGCGTCCTGCGGCGCATCGATACCATTCGCGATACCTCCACCAAGATCATGTCAGGCAACCTCTCCGAGCGCATCCCGATCACCAAGCGCCAGGACGAGTTCGATGGCCTGGCTACCAATCTCAACGCCATGCTCGACCGCATCGAGCAATTGCTGCAGGGGCTGAAGGAGGTGACCGACAATGTCGCCCACGATCTCAAGACGCCGCTGACGCGCCTGCGCAACCAGGCCGAGTCGGCCCTGCGCGATGGGGCCAGCGATGCCACCCGCCAGGCCGCGCTCGAAACCACCATTGCTGAGAGTGATCGTCTGATCCAGACCTTCAACGCCTTGCTGATGATCGCCCGGGCCGAAGCCGGCGCGCCCTCCGGCGCCTTCAGCGATGTCGATGTCAGCGCCGTCGTGGCCGATGTGGCCGAGCTTTATGGCCCGGTGGCCGAAGACGAGGGCATCGTCATCGAAACCACGATTGCCGAAGCCGTCCATCTGCGCGCCAATCGCGAACTGATCGGGCAGGCCATGGTCAACCTGCTCGAAAACGCGGTGAAATATGCCAAGCCGGAAAGCGGGGAGGGCACCGGCCGCATCACCATCGGCCTGCGCACCGATGCCGGCCGGGTGCTGATCGAGGTCGCCGACAATGGCCCCGGCATTCCCGAGGAAGACCGCAAACGGGTGCTGGAACGCTTCGTACGGCTGGAAAAGAGCCGCTCGGAAGCCGGGTCCGGCCTGGGCCTGTCACTGGTCGATGCAGTCACCCGCCTGCATGGCGGCACTTTCCGGATTGAAGACAACGCACCAGGCGTCCGCGCCGTGATTGATTTGCCGGGCGCTTAG
- a CDS encoding response regulator transcription factor, with product MKILLIEDDREAASYLIQALDEAGHITHHAADGETGYAMASGMDYDVLIVDRMLPRRDGLSIVESLRAEDDKTPVLILSALGEVDDRVTGLRAGGDDYLTKPYAFTELLARIEVLARRSSPAEAATSYEVSGLTLDRLSRKVERDGETILLQPREFRLLEYLMKNAGKVVTRTMLLENVWDYHFDPQTNVIDVHMSRLRSKIDKGHASPLLHTVRGAGYMIRE from the coding sequence GTGAAAATACTGCTCATCGAGGATGATCGCGAGGCGGCCAGCTATCTTATCCAGGCGCTTGACGAGGCTGGGCACATCACCCACCACGCCGCCGATGGCGAGACCGGCTACGCCATGGCCTCGGGCATGGATTACGACGTGCTGATCGTCGATCGCATGCTGCCCCGCCGTGATGGCCTGTCCATCGTGGAATCCCTCCGCGCGGAGGACGACAAGACCCCTGTCCTCATTCTCTCCGCCCTCGGCGAGGTCGATGACCGTGTTACGGGCCTGCGCGCCGGCGGCGACGACTATCTCACCAAGCCCTATGCCTTTACCGAATTGCTCGCCCGCATCGAGGTGCTGGCGCGCCGCTCCAGCCCGGCGGAAGCCGCCACCAGCTATGAGGTCTCAGGCCTGACACTGGACCGGCTTTCTCGCAAGGTTGAGCGCGACGGCGAGACCATCCTGCTGCAGCCGCGCGAATTCCGCCTGCTCGAATATCTGATGAAGAATGCCGGCAAGGTGGTGACCCGCACCATGCTGCTCGAAAATGTCTGGGATTATCATTTTGACCCCCAGACCAATGTCATCGATGTGCATATGTCGCGCCTGCGCTCCAAGATCGACAAGGGGCATGCCTCCCCGCTGCTGCATACCGTGCGCGGCGCCGGCTACATGATCCGCGAGTAG
- a CDS encoding Do family serine endopeptidase, whose protein sequence is MRSTVLSHTRRWLGASALALLVGIGGVSTAYVLTGQAATAQVQPAAQIVVPPTAVPQAGFADLVEAVKPAVVSILVEAEDSSRTVQRGGGQFQFQFPDLPPDHPFHDFFNQFGNGQGGGGQQGAPEPRRYMAAGSGFVISGDGYIVTNNHVVADATKVTVVFDDGTEKEAQIVGTDERTDIAVVKIEGTDLPFVKFDEAPPRVGDWVVAIGNPFGLGGTVTAGVISASGRNIGGSNYGDFLQIDAAVNTGNSGGPAFNSKGEVVGVNTAIYSPNGGNVGIAFAIPAATVKSIAGQLIENGSVTRGYLGVSIQDVTRDIADGVGLANAKGAIVREPAADGPAAPAGVKSGDIITAVDGTPIDDALGLSRTIANKAPDSTVELTIWREGKEIKLSVKLGKLNEEVADNGQNAPTPPAPVAPTPSSVGITLVPNSDGSGGLLIQDIDASSQAASKGLAVGDSILEVDNKPVSSVQDFESALDAVKARGLNTALVKASRDGEARFIGLPLGN, encoded by the coding sequence ATGCGCTCGACTGTTCTCTCACATACCCGCCGTTGGCTTGGGGCTTCGGCTCTGGCGCTGCTGGTGGGCATTGGCGGCGTCAGCACCGCATATGTCCTGACCGGCCAGGCGGCCACCGCCCAGGTTCAGCCGGCAGCGCAGATTGTCGTGCCGCCGACCGCCGTTCCCCAGGCCGGCTTTGCCGACCTTGTCGAAGCGGTAAAGCCCGCCGTGGTCTCCATTCTGGTGGAAGCCGAGGATTCCTCCCGCACCGTGCAGCGCGGTGGTGGCCAGTTCCAGTTCCAATTTCCCGATCTGCCTCCCGATCACCCGTTCCACGATTTCTTCAATCAGTTCGGCAACGGCCAGGGCGGTGGCGGCCAGCAGGGCGCTCCCGAACCCCGCCGTTATATGGCGGCCGGTTCCGGCTTCGTGATTTCCGGTGACGGCTACATCGTCACCAACAATCACGTCGTTGCCGACGCGACCAAGGTAACGGTCGTGTTCGATGACGGTACCGAAAAGGAAGCCCAGATCGTCGGCACCGACGAACGCACCGACATTGCCGTGGTGAAGATCGAGGGCACCGATCTGCCCTTCGTCAAGTTCGATGAGGCCCCGCCGCGCGTTGGCGACTGGGTGGTGGCTATCGGCAACCCGTTCGGTCTTGGCGGCACGGTCACTGCCGGCGTGATCTCGGCGTCCGGCCGCAATATCGGCGGCTCGAACTATGGCGATTTCCTGCAGATCGACGCTGCGGTCAATACCGGTAATTCGGGTGGTCCGGCCTTCAACTCCAAGGGTGAAGTGGTCGGCGTCAATACCGCCATCTATTCGCCCAATGGCGGCAATGTCGGTATCGCCTTTGCCATTCCCGCCGCCACCGTCAAGTCCATCGCCGGCCAGCTGATCGAAAATGGTTCGGTGACACGCGGCTATCTCGGCGTGTCCATCCAGGACGTGACCCGTGACATAGCCGACGGCGTGGGCCTGGCCAATGCCAAGGGCGCCATTGTGCGCGAACCGGCTGCCGATGGCCCGGCCGCTCCGGCTGGCGTCAAGTCCGGTGACATCATCACCGCGGTCGACGGCACCCCGATCGACGATGCGCTCGGCCTCAGCCGCACCATCGCCAACAAGGCTCCCGATTCCACGGTCGAACTGACCATCTGGCGCGAAGGCAAGGAGATCAAGCTTTCGGTGAAGCTCGGCAAGCTCAACGAAGAGGTCGCCGATAACGGCCAGAATGCTCCGACGCCTCCGGCTCCGGTTGCCCCCACGCCATCCAGCGTCGGCATTACCCTGGTGCCGAATTCTGACGGTTCGGGTGGCTTGCTGATCCAGGACATCGATGCGAGCAGCCAGGCTGCTTCCAAGGGCCTCGCCGTTGGTGACTCGATCCTGGAAGTCGACAACAAGCCGGTGTCTTCGGTTCAGGATTTTGAATCGGCACTGGATGCGGTCAAGGCCCGTGGTCTCAATACCGCCCTGGTCAAGGCCAGCCGCGACGGTGAAGCCCGCTTCATCGGCCTGCCGCTCGGCAACTAA
- a CDS encoding cytochrome c-type biogenesis protein translates to MIWLRAFLLGLALSLAAPALALSPAEILPDPVLEQRARDISAGLRCLVCQNQSIDDSDADLARDLRVLVRERLVAGDSDDQVRQYLVDRYGEYVLLNPRLNEHTILLWVAAPLLLVVGLTTLVIAARRRRSTGSLDMDQDEEAVLADLRAGDKSAD, encoded by the coding sequence ATGATCTGGCTCCGTGCTTTCCTGTTGGGGCTTGCCCTGAGCCTCGCAGCCCCCGCGTTGGCGCTTAGCCCGGCGGAAATCCTGCCCGATCCCGTGCTCGAACAAAGGGCCCGCGATATTTCGGCCGGCCTGCGGTGCCTGGTCTGTCAGAACCAGTCCATCGACGACAGTGATGCCGATCTGGCACGCGATCTGCGTGTTCTCGTGCGTGAACGGCTGGTGGCCGGCGACAGCGATGACCAGGTCCGCCAATACCTGGTCGACCGCTACGGCGAATATGTGCTGCTCAACCCGCGCCTCAACGAGCACACCATCCTGCTCTGGGTCGCCGCACCGCTGCTGCTGGTTGTCGGCCTGACGACGCTGGTGATCGCCGCCCGGCGGCGCAGGAGCACCGGCAGCCTGGATATGGATCAAGACGAGGAGGCCGTGCTGGCCGATCTTCGTGCCGGTGACAAGTCAGCGGACTGA
- a CDS encoding heme lyase CcmF/NrfE family subunit produces MSIELGHFALILAFAVATVSTIGGYMFWRRGQRVALVLGQGAVLQFVLVAAAFAALIQAFVTSDFSLALAVNNSHSLKPLIFKISGVWGNHEGSMVLWILILVAFGAMVATFGRRLPSDLMALVLATQSLLVAAFGGFTLFTSNPFARVSPPPLEGNDLNPILQDIGLAIHPPLLYVGYVGFSICFSFAVAALVSGRIDQAWARWVRPWTMLAWTFLTLGIAMGSYWAYYELGWGGWWFWDPVENASFMPWLAGTALLHSALVMEKRNALKIWTIFLSIITFSLSLLGTFLVRSGILTSVHTFASDPTRGLVILTLLALVIGGAFFLFALRASSLRQGGLFAPVSREGALILNNLFLATAVGAVLVGTLYPLLLDALVGTTISVGAPFFDLTFGALMAPLLIVLPFGPFLAWKRADVMAAAQRLMGAAALAIFLTILISALGGISISLAPLGLLLGFWVAFGAIAELVDRSKLGRIPLKESWRRLAGLPRSAFSTAIAHFGIGVTVLGIVATTAWETELVTTLNPGETASLSGYTIAFDSFGQVAGQNYVADEGHFTITGPDGDTRPMVAERRTYVATGTPTTEAAIETYGFSQLYLQLGEPLDDTHVLRVWHKPYITLIWIGALLMAGAGFLSLTDRRMRVGVPKRAAQPAAEPAE; encoded by the coding sequence ATGAGCATCGAACTCGGCCACTTCGCCCTTATCCTCGCCTTTGCCGTCGCCACGGTCTCCACCATTGGCGGCTATATGTTCTGGCGGCGCGGACAGCGGGTTGCGCTGGTGCTGGGCCAGGGCGCAGTGCTGCAATTCGTGCTGGTGGCAGCGGCCTTCGCCGCGCTGATCCAGGCCTTCGTCACCTCCGATTTCAGCCTGGCGCTGGCCGTCAATAATTCGCATTCGCTCAAGCCGTTGATCTTCAAGATCTCCGGCGTCTGGGGTAATCATGAAGGCTCCATGGTGCTCTGGATCCTGATCCTGGTGGCATTTGGCGCCATGGTCGCGACCTTCGGCCGCCGTCTGCCATCCGATCTCATGGCGCTGGTTTTGGCGACGCAGAGCCTGCTTGTTGCGGCCTTTGGCGGGTTCACGCTGTTCACCTCCAATCCCTTTGCCCGCGTCTCGCCGCCTCCGCTTGAGGGGAACGACCTCAATCCGATCCTGCAGGATATCGGCCTCGCCATTCATCCCCCGCTGCTTTACGTCGGCTATGTCGGGTTCTCGATCTGCTTTTCCTTTGCCGTCGCGGCGCTGGTCTCGGGCCGGATCGATCAGGCCTGGGCGCGCTGGGTGCGGCCCTGGACCATGCTGGCCTGGACCTTTCTGACCCTGGGCATCGCCATGGGCTCCTACTGGGCCTATTACGAGCTGGGCTGGGGTGGCTGGTGGTTCTGGGACCCGGTGGAAAATGCCAGCTTCATGCCATGGCTTGCCGGCACCGCGCTGCTGCATTCGGCGCTGGTGATGGAAAAGCGCAATGCGCTCAAGATCTGGACGATCTTTCTGTCCATCATCACCTTTTCCCTGTCGCTGCTCGGCACCTTCCTGGTGCGCTCGGGCATCCTGACCTCGGTTCACACCTTTGCCAGCGACCCGACGCGCGGTCTGGTCATCCTGACGCTGCTGGCGCTGGTTATTGGCGGCGCCTTCTTCCTCTTTGCGCTGCGGGCGTCCTCGCTGCGGCAGGGCGGGCTCTTTGCCCCGGTGAGCCGCGAGGGGGCATTGATCCTCAACAACCTGTTCCTGGCGACTGCGGTCGGCGCCGTGCTGGTCGGCACGCTCTATCCGCTGCTGCTCGATGCCCTGGTGGGAACGACCATTTCGGTGGGCGCACCATTCTTCGACCTGACCTTTGGCGCGCTCATGGCGCCCTTGCTGATCGTCCTGCCCTTTGGCCCTTTCCTCGCCTGGAAGCGGGCCGATGTGATGGCGGCGGCGCAACGGCTGATGGGCGCGGCGGCATTGGCCATCTTCCTCACCATCCTGATTTCGGCGCTGGGCGGCATTTCCATTTCGCTGGCGCCGCTCGGGCTGCTGCTGGGCTTCTGGGTGGCTTTTGGCGCGATCGCCGAACTGGTCGATCGCAGCAAGCTGGGCCGCATTCCGCTCAAGGAAAGCTGGCGGCGTCTCGCCGGGCTGCCGCGCTCGGCATTTTCCACCGCCATCGCCCATTTCGGCATTGGCGTTACCGTGCTCGGCATTGTCGCGACGACTGCCTGGGAAACCGAACTGGTCACCACCCTCAATCCGGGCGAGACGGCGAGCCTCTCCGGCTACACCATCGCATTCGACAGCTTCGGCCAGGTCGCCGGCCAGAACTACGTAGCCGATGAGGGGCATTTCACCATTACCGGGCCCGATGGCGACACGCGCCCCATGGTGGCCGAACGCCGCACCTATGTCGCGACCGGCACGCCCACGACCGAGGCTGCGATTGAAACCTACGGTTTCTCGCAACTCTATCTGCAACTGGGTGAGCCCCTGGACGATACGCATGTGCTGCGCGTCTGGCACAAGCCCTATATCACCCTGATCTGGATCGGGGCGCTGCTGATGGCAGGAGCCGGATTCCTGTCGCTGACCGATCGGCGGATGCGTGTGGGCGTGCCCAAGCGCGCTGCGCAGCCGGCGGCGGAGCCGGCCGAATGA